The genomic DNA ACCGTAGAGATGTTCTCGTAGGCGATGTTGCTGAATACACTAGAGAGGTGCTGAGGCAGATACTCCTTGAGCTCGGCTGTGAGCCTATCGCTATCGAGGTCCTACCCGACCATGTTCATGTGTTCTGCTCATGTCCTCCACGGCTATCCCCAGCCTACGTAGCAAACTACCTCAAGGGTAAGAGCGCTAGAAGACTACTGCAGAGGTTCCCAGAGCTGAAGGCTGGTGCCAGTAGGGGTAGGCTGTGGTCTAGAAGCTACTTCGT from Thermoprotei archaeon includes the following:
- the tnpA gene encoding IS200/IS605 family transposase, yielding MEGDSQTCFELKSTRHARYWCGYHFVWIPKYRRDVLVGDVAEYTREVLRQILLELGCEPIAIEVLPDHVHVFCSCPPRLSPAYVANYLKGKSARRLLQRFPELKAGASRGRLWSRSYFVATVGKVSADVVERYVVEQWEKER